A region from the Hydra vulgaris chromosome 10, alternate assembly HydraT2T_AEP genome encodes:
- the LOC136086363 gene encoding histone-lysine N-methyltransferase SETMAR-like translates to MATQPTIIRSCLLYEFKLGRNATQAAKNICTAFGEGTVSERTAQKWFQRFSSGDESIEDLPRSGRPLLVDKDELKDAVKSDSSQTCQELAVRFAVSVETIRLHLRAIGKAWKLSRWVRHKLSIDNKKQRLTICTSLLSRHNVEPFLDRLLTCDEKWIVYNNTKRCYHWLSPDDPIPKTPKPNLHERKVLLCIWWTTAGVVHYELLPTGQTITGLVYSAQLQRVHDLLLVKQPALVHRRGVLLLHDNARPHTARVTQDKLQSLGWESLPHPPYSPDLSPTDFHFFLSLGNHLKGQQFRDQDAVEMELKAFIDSKDREFFRSGINKLVLRWEKVLDANGDYFDE, encoded by the coding sequence ATGGCAACCCAACCAACGATTATTCGATCTTGCTTACTTTACGAGTTCAAACTTGGAAGGAATGCAACACAAGCGGCCAAAAACATCTGCACAGCATTTGGAGAAGGTACAGTAAGTGAACGCACAGCACAGAAGTGGTTTCAACGATTCTCTTCGGGAGATGAGTCCATCGAAGACCTGCCGCGTTCTGGACGCCCATTGTTGGTTGATAAGGATGAACTGAAGGACGCTGTCAAGTCTGACTCCAGCCAAACTTGCCAAGAACTTGCAGTGAGGTTTGCTGTGAGTGTTGAAACCATCCGCCTGCATCTGCGTGCGATTGGGAAAGCGTGGAAGCTGAGTCGGTGGGTTCGGCACAAATTGTCGATCGACAACAAGAAGCAACGGCTTACGATCTGCACATCACTCTTATCACGCCACAATGTTGAGCCTTTTCTTGATCGTTTATTGACATGCGACGAAAAATGGATTGTGTACAACAATACCAAGCGTTGCTACCATTGGTTGTCCCCCGATGACCCCATCCCAAAGACACCCAAGCCCAATCTCCACGAGCGGAAGGTTTTGCTCTGCATTTGGTGGACTACAGCTGGTGTGGTGCATTACGAGCTGCTCCCAACAGGCCAAACCATTACTGGACTGGTCTACTCAGCACAGCTGCAACGAGTTCACGACCTGTTGCTTGTAAAGCAGCCTGCACTGGTGCACAGGAGAGGAGTTCTGCTTCTCCACGACAACGCGAGACCGCACACCGCTCGCGTGACTCAGGACAAGCTCCAAAGCCTTGGTTGGGAGAGTTTGCCTCATCCACCATACTCGCCAGACCTCTCCCCTACTGATTTCCATTTTTTCCTTTCCCTGGGAAATCATTTAAAAGGACAGCAGTTCCGAGACCAGGACGCGGTTGAAATGGAGTTGAAAGCTTTTATAGACTCAAAGGACCGAGAATTTTTTAGAAGTGGAATAAATAAGCTTGTTTTACGTTGGGAAAAGGTTTTAGATGCTAATGGTGACTATTTTGATGAATAA